GGAGATCGCACTGGCGTCGCAGCCGCTGCGCATCGTGCGCTGATCTAATCTAGGAGGAGCCTCAAAGGCCCCTCCTCGCCGTCAGGCGGGGAGGGGCTTTTTTGTGGCCGCGCGGTTCAGTCCTGGACGATGTCCACGATCTGATTCGGCGTGAGCGGACCGCGTACGTCCCAGACGTTGCCCGGCGTCTGCGGGCCGTTGGGCCAGTCGATGGCCGCGAGGATGCGGGTACCGGGCTCGATCTGGCCGAGGCCGAAGGTCATCCAGGGGCTGTCCATGGAGAGAAAGCTCGAGCCCGCGTAGATCTCGCGCACCTGGATCGTGCGGTTCGGCGGCTCACCCACGATCAGCAGCACACGTGCGCCCACCGCGTCGCGGTTGGTGTCGACGCCGTTGCCCTGCAGACGCAGGGTGATCCACGCGTTGTCGTTCACGGTCTCGTTGCGCAGCAGCACCGGCGTGCCCGTGAGCTCCGGGGAGCGGCCGTCGCCGTCCCAGCTGTCGGTGGCGACGAGGATGTCGACGCGCCCGTCGTTGTCGTAGTCCGCCGCGGCCACGCCCGAGGTGTACCAGTCCGACATGTCGACGGTAGTGTCCGCCGTGTAGTCGGCGAAGATCGGCGTCGGCGGATCGTTCATCAGCAGCACGCCGGGGTTGTTCGGGCCCGTGCCCTCGAGCGGCGGTGGGCTGCCGCCGAAGAAGAGGTCGGCGCGGCCGTCGAGGTCGAAGTCCTCACCCACGGCGCCCCAGCCGAAGTAGTCCGCCGGGCTCGGGCTCGGGCCGTTCAACTGCGTGAGCTCGGCCACATCGTTGTAGCGGCCCTGGCGCGCGGACCAGTGGTACAGGGCGTGGGGACGCTGGCCGTTGCCTGTATTGGTGATGAACCAGTCGATGCCGAGGTCACCGTCGAAGTCGGCGCCGGTGATGCACATCCAGGCGCTCTGCGGCTCCAGGCCCACCTGGTTGGTGATGTCGTCGAACAGCACCGTGCGACCCACCGCGTCGATGCCGCGGTTGTGGTAGAGCTGGATCGGCGTCGGGCCGAAGGTGGTGAGCACGCCGTTGACCACGAAGAGGTCCATGCGGCCATCCCGATCGTAGTCGGAGAAGGCGGTGGCCAGGGCGCCGTATTGTGTGTCGCCGATGATGGACGAGTCGGTGATGTCGCGGAAGCGGATCTCGCCGTTGCCTGAGCGATTCAGGTACAGCCGGCTCTTGTGCAGCTGGATCGTGGGATCGTCCTCGAAGCAGCCGTTGGGCGGTGAGCAGCCGATGCCGCGGGTGCCGCTGGCGGTGACGAAGAGGTCGAGCTTGCCGTCGCTGTCGATGTCGCCGAAGGCTGCGCTCATCGTGGTCTCGAAGCCCGTGAGGCCCACCGCTTCGTTATCCGCTTCGACGAAGGTGTAATCCGGCGCGCCCTGGTTGATGAAGAGGCGCACGCCCGTGTCCACCGTCTGCACGCCGGTCAGGGGGTCCTCGCCGAGCATGCCGCCATCCCCGGTGAGGAACAGGTCCTGGTCGCCATCGTTGTCGATGTCCGCGGCGATCGCGCCCGAATCACCGGCGCCTGAGGTGACGCCCTTGGCGGCGGCTACGTTGAGGAAGGTGCCGTCGCCCTGGTTTTCGAACAGGGCGTTCTCGAAGCCGACCCGGCCCGCGACCTCGCCCGTCGCGTCCTTGCCGTTGGTGAGGTAGAGGTCCAGGAGACCGTCGTTGTTGTAGTCGAACCAGGCTGCGCCAGCGAGCCCATCGCCGCCGAAGCCGTAAGAGAAGTGTTGAAAGCTGGTGAGTCCGGAGGACGCCGAGGCATCGGCGAATTGCACGCGCTCGCTCGCGTGCGCCCCGCCAAAGGCGAGTGTCGCTGCCGCGGCAACGCACCACCGTGTCGTTGTATTCATCTTTAGCTGAAGACCCTAGTTAACGATTGAAGCACCTTATGTCTACCGCGCCGGACGTTTCGATGCCACGCGATCCGCCAAGCGTGAATCCAAATTATTGTCACCTTGCGGTGCAGTCAATACATAACGCTTGGGGAGGGGCTAGATCGTCGCCTGAGAGAGGGCTTGGTGCGATGCCATACTAACGCTAGGGATAGGTTGCACGCTTGCTGCCCCATCCAGATGTTGTCTTGATTCTGTTCAGGGAAGCGCAGCCGATTCCCCGGTGGTATCGGTGTCATCGGGGTCGATGCCGCAACTGCACATCGCCACTCGGGAGAATTCGATGCTTCGTGGGTCTTCTATTCCGTGAATTTACAGATTACATTCGGTGCACCGGCGGCATGGGAGCTACCGGACCAAACCTCAAACGAAAACTAATCGGGGATCACAATGAAGAGAATCCTTCTGGCACTGGCTGCACTGACGCTTTCCGCTGGTGCCGCTAACGCACAAATCGGCCCGTACTGCATCACCTTCGACAACTTCTGCGACAGCATCACCATCGACGCCGGCGAGTCTGGCGGTTCGTGGGACATCTTCTGTGACGGCGGCGCCGGCGCAGTGAACATCGATAACGTAATCCCGCTGGCGGCGGGCGCTCGCGGCGTCATCT
Above is a window of Pseudomonadota bacterium DNA encoding:
- a CDS encoding CRTAC1 family protein, which produces MQFADASASSGLTSFQHFSYGFGGDGLAGAAWFDYNNDGLLDLYLTNGKDATGEVAGRVGFENALFENQGDGTFLNVAAAKGVTSGAGDSGAIAADIDNDGDQDLFLTGDGGMLGEDPLTGVQTVDTGVRLFINQGAPDYTFVEADNEAVGLTGFETTMSAAFGDIDSDGKLDLFVTASGTRGIGCSPPNGCFEDDPTIQLHKSRLYLNRSGNGEIRFRDITDSSIIGDTQYGALATAFSDYDRDGRMDLFVVNGVLTTFGPTPIQLYHNRGIDAVGRTVLFDDITNQVGLEPQSAWMCITGADFDGDLGIDWFITNTGNGQRPHALYHWSARQGRYNDVAELTQLNGPSPSPADYFGWGAVGEDFDLDGRADLFFGGSPPPLEGTGPNNPGVLLMNDPPTPIFADYTADTTVDMSDWYTSGVAAADYDNDGRVDILVATDSWDGDGRSPELTGTPVLLRNETVNDNAWITLRLQGNGVDTNRDAVGARVLLIVGEPPNRTIQVREIYAGSSFLSMDSPWMTFGLGQIEPGTRILAAIDWPNGPQTPGNVWDVRGPLTPNQIVDIVQD